In Choloepus didactylus isolate mChoDid1 chromosome 18, mChoDid1.pri, whole genome shotgun sequence, a single genomic region encodes these proteins:
- the APOH gene encoding beta-2-glycoprotein 1, giving the protein MTSLGLILLSSFLCHVVIAGRTCPKPDDLPFAVVVPLKSVYEPGEQIVYSCLPGYVSRGGMRRFICPLSGMWPPNTLRCQPRVCPFAGILENGAVRYTTFEYPNTISFACNTGFYLNGTSSVKCTEEGKWSQALPVCAPVKCPPPPVPKFAKLRVYETSSGNNSIYRDTVGFECLPNYAMFGNDTVTCTAHGNWTELPECREVKCPFPSRPENGFVNYPAKPALYYKDKATFGCHDTYVLDGLEEVECSKLGNWSALPSCKASCKLSVKKATVLYKGERVKLQEQFKNGMLHGEKVSFFCKNKEKKCSYTEEAQCIDGTIEIPKCFKEHSSLAFWKTDASDVKPC; this is encoded by the exons atgacttctctgggcctcatcttGTTGTCAAGTTTTCTTTGCCATGTTGTTATTGCAGGACGGA CCTGTCCAAAGCCAGATGATCTACCGTTTGCCGTAGTTGTTCCGTTAAAATCGGTCTATGAGCCAGGAGAGCAGATAGTGTACTCTTGCCTGCCCGGCTATGTGTCCCGAGGAGGCATGAGAAGATTTATTTGCCCTCTCTCCGGGATGTGGCCTCCCAATACTCTGAGGTGTCAGC CCAGAGTATGTCCTTTTGCTGGAATCTTGGAAAATGGAGCCGTACGTTATACAACCTTTGAATATCCTAACACGATCAGCTTTGCTTGTAACACTGG ATTTTATCTGAATGGAACTAGTTCTGTTAAATGCACTGAGGAAGGGAAATGGAGTCAGGCGCTTCCTGTCTGTGCTC CTGTAAAATGCCCACCACCACCTGTACCAAAGTTTGCAAAACTTAGAGTTTATGAGACATCATCTGGAAACAACTCCATCTATCGAGATACAGTAGGCTTTGAATGTTTGCCAAACTATGCAATGTTTGGAAATGATACAGTTACCTGCACAGCACATGGAAATTGGACCGAACTACCAGAATGCAGGG AAGTAAAGTGCCCATTCCCATCAAGACCAGAAAATGGATTCGTGAACTATCCTGCAAAACCAGCACTTTATTACAAGGATAAAGCCACATTTGGTTGCCATGATACATACGTACTGGATGGCCTTGAAGAAGTAGAATGTAGCAAACTTGGAAACTGGTCTGCACTGCCAAGTTGTAAAG catcttgtAAATTATCTGTTAAAAAAGCCACCGTGCtatacaaaggagagagagtAAAACTCCAAGAACAATTTAAGAATGGGATGCTTCATGGTGAAAaagtttctttcttctgcaaaaataaggaaaagaagtgTAGCTATACAGAGGAGGCCCAGTGTATAGATGGCACCATTGAAATCCCCAAGTGCTTCAAGG AACACAGTTCTTTGGCTTTCTGGAAAACGGATGCATCCGACGTAAAGCCATGCTGA